The Engystomops pustulosus chromosome 2, aEngPut4.maternal, whole genome shotgun sequence genomic interval ggtgtatacagtacaggtctGATAGTATTCATACATGTTTAtggtcaggtgtatacagtacaggtgtgatattactagtacaggtgtatggtcaggtgtatacagtacaggtgtgatattatcagtacaggtgtatggtcaggtgtatacagtacaggtgtgatattattagtacaggtgtatacagtacaggtgtaataatattagtacaggtgtatacagtacaggtgtgataggattagtacaggtgtatagttatgtgtatacagtacaggtgtgattatattagtacaggtgtatacagtacaggtgtgatagtattagtacaggtgtatggtCAGTTGTAAacagtacaggtgtgatattaTCAGTACAGTTGTAtggtcaggtgtatacagtacaggtgtgatattactagtacaggtgtatacagtacaggtgtgatagtATTAATACAGGTGTAtggtcaggtgtatacagtacaggtctGATAGTATTCATACATGTTTAtggtcaggtgtatacagtacaggtgtgatattactagtacaggtgtatggtcaggtgtatacagtacaggtgtgatattatcagtacaggtgtatggtcaggtgtatacagtacaggtgtgatattatcagtacaggtgtatggtcaggtgtatacagtacaggtgtgatattattagtacaggtgtatacagtacaggtgtaataatattagtacaggtgtatacagtacaggtgtgataggattagtacaggtgtatagttatgtgtatacagtacaggtgtgatattattagtacagctgtatacagtacaggtgtgatagtattagtacaggtgtatggtcaggtgtatacagtacaggtgtgatattatcagtacaggtgtatggtcaggtgtatacagtacaggtgtgatattatcagtacaggtgtatggtcaggtgtatacagtacaggtgtgatattattagtacaggtgtatacagtacaggtgtaataatattagtacaggtgtatacagtacaggtgtgataggattagtacaggtgtatagttatgtgtatacagtacaggtgtgatattattagtacaggtgtatacagtacaggtgtgatagtattagtacaggtgtatggtcaggtgtatacagtacaggtgtgatattatcagtacaggtgtatggtcaggtgtatacattacaggtgtgatattactagtacaggtgtatacagtacaggtgtgatagtATTAATACAGGTGTAtggtcaggtgtatacagtacaggtctGATAGTATTCATACATGTTTAtggtcaggtgtatacagtacaggtgtgatattaCTAGTACAGGTGTATtgtcaggtgtatacagtacaggtgtgatattatcagtacaggtgtatggtcaggtgtatacagtacaggtgtgatattatcagtacaggtgtatggtcaggtgtatacagtacagctgTGATATtattagtacaggtgtatggtcaggtgtatacagtacaggtgtgatattattagtacaggtgtatacagtacaggtgtaataatattagtacaggtgtatacagtacaggtgtgataggaTTAGTACAGGTGTATAGTTATGTGTATACAGTTCAGGTGTGATATTATTAGTACagctgtatacagtacaggtgtgatagtattagtacaggtgtatggtcaggtgtatacagtacaggtgtgatattatcagtacaggtgtatggtcaggtgtatacagtacaggtgtgatattatcagtacaggtgtatggtcaggtgtatacagtacaggtgtgatattattagtacaggtgtatggtcaggtgtatacagtacagttgtGATAGtattagtacaggtgtatggtcaggtgtatacagtacaggtgtgatagtattagtacaggtgtatggtcaggtgtatacagtacaggtgtgatattatcagtacaggtgtatggtcaggtgtatagagtacaggtgtgatattactagtacaggtgtatacagtacaggtgtgatagtattagtacaggtgtatacagtacaggtgtaataatattagtacaggtgtatacagtacaggtgtgataggaTTAGCACAGGTGTATagttatgtgtatacagtacaggtgtgatattattagtacaggtgtatacagtacaggtgtgatagtattagtacaggtgtatggttaggtgtatacagtacaggtctgatattatcagtacaggtgtatggtcaggtgtatagagtacaggtgtgatattactagtacaggtgtatacagtacaggtgtgatagtATTAATACAGGTGTAtggtcaggtgtatacagtacaggtctGATAGTATTCATCCATGTTTAtggtcaggtgtatacagtacaggtgtgatattactagtacaggtgtatggtcaggtgtatacagtacaggtgtgatattatcagtacaggtgtatggtcaggtgtatacagtacaggtgtgatattatcagtacaggtgtatggtcaggtgtatacagtacaggtgtgatattattagtacaggtgtatacagtacaggtgtaataataatagtacaggtgtatacagtacaggtgtgataggattagtacaggtgtatggtcaggtgtatacagtacaggtgtgatattatcagtacaggtgtatggtcaggtgtatagagtacaggtgtgatattactagtacaggtgtatacagtacaggtgtgatagtattagtacaggtgtatggtcagatgtatacagtacaggtgtgatattatcagtacaggtgtatggtcaggtgtatagagtacatgtgtgatattactagtacaggtgtatacagtacaggtgtgatattattagtacaggtgtatggtcaggtgtatacagtacagttgtGATAATattagtacaggtgtatacagtacaggtgtgataatattagtacaggtgtatagagtacaggtgtgatattactagtacaggtgtatacagtagaGGTGTGATATtattagtacaggtgtatggtcaggtgtatacagtacagttgtGATAATattagtacaggtgtatacagtacaggtgtgataggattagtacaggtgtatagttatgtgtatactgtacaggtgtgatagtattagtacaggtgtattttcaggtgtatacagtacaggtgtgatattattagtacaggtgtatacagtacaggtgtgacAGTATTAGTACAAGTGTAtggtcaggtgtatacagtacaggtgtatggtcaggtgtatacagcacaggttATTTCAGttattacaggtaatgagggtTAGTGATGAATTTCCCAAAGGTCTCAGGAGCAGATAAATAATGAGACATCAGcgagatgctctgcagagggtCCCTCCTCTCGCTGATGAGCGTCCAGGTATGTAGTGGCCATTACTGGGATCCATCAGGGCTTCTGGGGTTACTACAGGTGTGTGTAGAAGCACAGAGCCAGGATCTCCACACACTATTATCAGCACATCCAGAAGTTATTTGGTCAGGGAAGTCGCCCCCACAAAGCCCCAGGAGGAGATTTCACTGTGATGAGAATTTGTACAGGTAACATATGTTACAGGATTCACCTACAAGACCCTGCGCCCCTGAGAGCCCACCTAACCTGCAGCCTCATCTCCTGCCTCACCTGGACACCGATCTCATGTATGTGCTGAATATTCGCCGGCTGTAGTGAGAAACATGAGAGGATTGTGAGTCTgtcattacactgcagacatcccggcccctcctgaccctgcaccatgtatcgtccattacatgtgatattattacactgcagacatcccggcccctcctgaccctgcaccatgtatcatccataacatgtgatattattacactgcagacatcccggctcctcctgccctgtaccatgtatcatccataacatgtgatattattacactgcagacatcccggcccctcctgaccctgcaccatgtatcatccataacatgtgatattattacactgcagacatcccggcccctcctgaccctgtaccatgtatcatccataacatgtaatattattacactgcagacatcccggcccctcctgaccctgtaccatgtataatccataacatgtgatattattacactgcagacatcctgacccctcctgaccctgcaccatgtatcatccataacatgtgaaattattacaatgcagacatcccggcccctcctgaccctgtaccatgtatcatccataacatgtgatattattacactgcagacatcccggcccctcctgaccctgtaccatgtatcatccataacatgtgatattattacactgcagacctcccggcccctcctgaccctgcaccatgtatcatccataacatgtgatattattacaatgcagacatcccggcccctcctgaccctgtaccatgtatcatccataacatgtgatattactacactgcagacatcccggcccctcctgaccctgtaccatgtatcatccataacgtgatattattacaatgcagacatcccagcccctcctgaccctgtatcatgtatcatccataacacgtgatattattacactgcagacatcccggcccctcctgtccctgcaccatgtatcatccatgatatgtgatattattacactgcagacatcccgtcccctcctgacactgtaccatgtatcatccatgacatgtgatattattacactgcagacatcccggcccctcctgaccctgtaccatgtatcatccataacatgtgatattattacactgcagacatccccgccactcctgaccctgtaccatgtatcatccataacatgtgatattattacaatgcagacatcccggcccctcctgaccctgtaccatgtatcatccataacatgtgatattattacactgcagacatcccggcccctcctgaccctgcaccatgtatcatccataacatgtgatattattacactgcagacatcccggcccctcctgaccctgcaccatatatcatccataacatgtgatattattacactgcagacatcccggcccctcctgaccctgcaccatgtatcatccataacatgggatattattatactgcagacatccaggcccctcctgaccctgcaccatgtatcatccataacgtgatattattacactgcagacatcccggcccctcctgaccctgtaccatgtatcacccataacatgtgatattactacactgcagacatcccggcccctcctgaccctgtaccatgtatcatccataacgtgatattattacaatgcagacaccccggcccctcctgaccctgtaccatgtatcatccataacatgtgatattattacactgcagacatcccggcccctcctgaccctgcaccatgtatcatccataacatgtgatattattactctgcagacatcccggcccctcctgaccctgcaccatatatcatccataacatgtgatattattacactgcagacatcccggaccctcctgaccctgcaccatgtatcatccataacatgggatattattatactgcagacatccctgcccctcctgaccctgtaccatgcatcatccataacatgtgatattattacactgcagacatcccgccccctcctgaccctgtaccatgtatcacccataacatgtgatattattacactgcagacatcccggcccctcctgaccctgtaccatatatgatccataacatgtggtattattatactgcagacatcccggcccctcctgaccctgtaccatgtatcatccataacatgtgattttATTACtcagcagacatcccggcccctcctgaccctgtaccatgtatcatccatgatatgtgatattattacactgcagacatcccgtcccctcctgaccctgcaccatgtatcatccataacatgtgatattattacactgcagacatcccagcccctcctgcccctgtaccatgtatcatccacaacatgtgatattattacactgcagacatcctgcccctcctgaacctgtaccatgtatcatccataacatgtgatattattacactacagacatcccgacccctcctgaccctgtaccatgtatcatccataacatgtgatattattacactgcagacatcccagcccctcctgaccctgtaccatgtatcacccataacatgtgatattattacactgcagacatcccggccccctcctgaccctgtaccatgtattatccataacatgtgatattattacaatgcagacatcccggcccctccagaccctgtaccatgtattatccataacgtgatattattacactgcagacatcccagcccctcctgaccctgtaccatgtatcatccataacatgtaatattattacactccagacatcccggcccctcctgaccctgtaccatgtatcatccataacatgtgatattattacactgcagacatcccggcccctcctgaccctgcaccatgtatcatccataacatgtgttatttttacaatgcagacatcccggcccctcctgaccctgtaccatgtaacatccataacatgtgatattattacactgcagacatcccagaacctcctgaccctgtaccatgtatcatccataacatgtgatattataacaAAGCAGACATCcctgctcctcctgaccctgtaccatgtatcatccataacatgtgatattataacaaagcagacatcccggcccctcctgaccctgtaccatgtatcatccataacatgtgatattattacactgcagacatcccggcccctcctgaccctgtaccatgtatcatccataacatgtgatattattacactgcagacatcccggcccctcctgaccctgtaccatgtatcatccataacatgtgatattattacaatgcagacatcccggcccctcctgaccctgtaccatgtagacatcccggctcctcctgaccctgtaccatgtatcatccataacatgtgatattattacactgcagacatcccggcccctcctgaccctgtaccatgtatcacccataacatgtgatattattacactgcagacatcccggcccctcctgaccctctaccatgaatcatccataacatgtgatattattacactgcagacatcccggcccctcctgaccctgtaccatatatgatccataacatgtggtattattacactacagacatcccggcccctcctgaccctgtaccatgtatcatccataacatgtgatattattacactgcagacatcccagcccctcctgaccctgtaccatgtatcatccataacacgtgatattattacactgcagacatcccggtccctcctgaccctgtactatgtatgatccataacatgtgatattattacactgcagacatcccggccccctcctgaccctgtaccatgtatcatccataacatgtgatattataacaATGCAGACAtcgcggcccctcctgaccctgtaccttgaattatccataacgtgatattattacactgcagacatcccagcccctcctgaccctgtaccatgtatcatccataacatgtgatattattactctgcagacatcccagcccctcctgaccctgtaccatgtatcacccataacatgtgatattattacactgcagacatcccggcccctcctgaccctgtaccatgtatcatccataacatgtgatattattacactgcagacatcccgccccctcctgaccctgtaccatgtatcatccataacatgtgatattattacaatgcagacatcccggcccctcctgaccctgtaccatgtattatccataacgtgatattattacactgcagacatcccagcccctcctgaccctgtaccatgtatcatccataacatgtaatattattacactccagacatcccggcccctcctgaccctgtaccatgtatcatccataacatgtgatattattacactccagacatcccggcccctcctgaccctgtaccatgtatcatccataacatgtgatattattacactgcagacatcccagcccctccttaccatgcaccatgtatcatccataatatgtgttatttttacactgcagacatcccggcccctcctgaccctgtaccatgtatcatccataacatgtgatattattacactgcagacatcccggcccctcctgaccctgtaccatgtatcatccataacatgtgatattataacaAAGCAGACATCcctgctcctcctgaccctgtaccatgtatcatccataacatgtgatattataacaaagcagacatcccggctcctcctgaccctgtaccatgtatcatccataacatgtgatattattacactgcagacatcccggcccctcctgaccctgtaccatgtatcatccataacatgtgatattattacactgcagacatcccggcccctcctgaccctgtactatgtatcatccataacatgtgatattattacactgcagacatcccggcccctcctgaccctgtaccatgtatcatccataacatgtgatattattacactgcagacatcccggcccctcctgaccctgtactatgtatcatccataacatgtgatattattacaatgcagacatcccggcccctcctgaccctgtaccatgtatcatccataacatgtgatattattacactgcagacatcccggcccctcctgaccctgcaccatatatcatccataacatgtgatattattacactgcagacatcccggcccctcctgaccctgtaccatgtatcacccataacatgtgatattattacactgcagacatcccggcccctcctgaccctgtaccatgaatcatccataacatgtgatattattacactgcagacatcccggcccctcctgaccctgtaccatatatgatccataacatgtggtattattacactgcagacatcctggcccctcctgaccctgtaccatgtatcatccataacatgtgatattattacactgcagacatcccagcccctcctgaccctgtaccatgtatcatccataacacgtgatattattacactgcagacatcccggcccctcctgaccctgtactatgtatgatccataacatgtgatattattacactgcagacatcccggcccctcctgaccctgtgccatgtatcatccataacatgtgatattattacactgcagacatcccagcccctcctgaccctgtaccatgtatcattcataacacgtgatattattacactacagacatcccggcccctcctgaccctgtaccatttaccatatataacatgtgatattattacactgcagatatcccggcactcctgaccctgtaccatgtatcatccataacatgtgatattattacactgcagacctcccggcccctcctgagcctgtaccatgtatcatccataacatgtgatattattacactgcagacctcCCGGCCCTTCCTGACCCGGTACCATGTatgatctataacatgtgatattattacactgcagacatcccaccccctcctgaccctgtaccatatatgatctataacatgtgatattattacactgcagacatcctgtccccttctgaccctgcaccatgtatcatccataacatgtgatattattactcatcagacatcccggcccctcctgagcctgtaccatgtatcatccatgacatgtgatattattacactgcagacatcccgtcccctcctgaccctgtaccatgtatcatccatgacatgtgatattattacactgcagacatcccgtcccctcctgaccctgtaccatgtatcatccataacatgtgatattattacactgcagacatcccagcccctcctgtccctgtaccatgtatcatccataacatgtgatattagtaCTCTGCAgaaatcccggcccctcctgaccctgtaccatgtatcatccataacatgtgatattattacactgcagacatcccagcccctcctgaccctgtaccatgtatcatccataacatgtgatattattacactgcagacatccctgcccctcctgaccctgtaccatgtatcatccataacatgtgatattattacactgcagatatcccggcccctcctgaccctgtaccatgtatcatccataacatgtgatattattacactgcagatatcccggcccctcctgaccctgtaccatgtatcatccacaacatgtgatattattacactgcagacatcccggcccctcctgaccctgtaccatgtatcatccataacatgtgatattattacactgcagacatcccggcccctcctgaccctgtaccatgtatcatccataacatgtgatattattacactgcagacatcccggcccctcctgaccctgtaccatgtatcatccataacatgtgatattattacactgcagacatcctggcccctcctgaccctgtaccatgtatcatccataacatgtgatattattacactgcagacatcccggcccctcctgaccctgcaccatgtatcatccataacatgtgatattataacaaagcagacatcccggctcctcctgaccctgtaccatgtatcctccataacatgtgatattattacactgcagacatcccggcccctcctgaccctgtaccatgtatcatccataacatgtgatattattacactgcagacatcccgacccctcctgaccctgtaccatgtatcatccataacatgtgatattattacactgcagacatcccggcccctcctgaccctgtaccatgtatcatccataacatgtgatattattacactgcatacatcccagcccctcctgaccctgtaccatgtatcctccataacatgtgatattattacactgcagacatcctggcccctcctgaccttgTACCATTTATCATccctaacatgtgatattattacactgcagacatcccggcccctcctgaccctgcaccatgtatcatccataacatgtgatattattacactgcagacatcccggctcctcctgaccctgtaccatgtatcatccataacatgtgatattattacactgcagacatcccgccccctcctgaccctgtaccatgtatcatccagaacatgtgatattattacactgcagacatcccgacccctcctgaccctgtaccatgtatcatccataacatgtgatattattacactgcagacatcccgacccctcctgaccctgtaccatgtatcatccagaaCATGTGTTATTATTAACACATTATGGTCGGGGAGTGGAGAAGATACATAACATTACACCTCTGTATAATTGTGCTCATGGTCCATGGTGGTTCataatttgatattttcctttctAGAAAACATGGATTCCTCTTCTTTGAACGAGACCTCATCCTTCTCCCACACAGAATTCATCCTGTTTGAGTTTCCTGAGGTCACCAAGTTCCGACCTCTCCTGACTCTTCCATTTTTGgtcatatacacagtgatattgtTGGCCAGTTCTATAGTTATGATCATCATTGTGCTGGAGAAGAGTCTTCACTGCCCCATGTACCTCCTCATCTGGTTTTTACTTGCCCTAGATGTCCTCCACACCTCAGCGATAACCCCCAAAATGATCCTGGCACTGGTGGGACTCGACCACATCTCGTTGCCTGAATGTTTGACGCAAATGTTCATTGTAAACTCCAGCATGATGGCCGAGTCCATTGTGGTCTTACTACTGATTGTAGACCAGTATGTGGCCATCACTCAGCCCTTACACTATCAGAAAATCATAGCCAAACACTTACTGGTCCACTCCACCATTCATGGGGTGATCCGGAACTGTTGTGCAGTGTTCCCTATTGTCATCTTGGCCTCCAAACTCCTTTTTTGTAAATCCAATATCATCCATCACTTCCACTGCGAGAACATGGTGATCTTTAAGCTCGGGTGTGGAGATGTTTCCTGGATCCAGGTAGCTGGACTTCTGGTGAGGACTTTGATCACCGTCTTGGATATCACCTTTGTCTTGTTTTCCTATTTGAGAATCCTTTCCATAGCCATGAAGGTTGCGTTGGGAATGGCTCGGCACAAAGCCTTGCACACATGTGCCACCCACCTGGGGGTCACTGTCACCATTTATTCCTCAGGGTTATTCTCATCCATCTTGAGTCTGCCGGGGGTCTCTTCCTCGTACACCGGACAGAACATTTCCAGTGCCGTTTACTTTCTGTTCCCGGCTACAGTAAGTCCATTTATCTACGGTCTGAGGATGAAGAAGATCAAGAAGAGTCTTATGAAGCACTGGAGAACCACGAAGGAGGACACGTCTCTCACATGTACCAGCCACTGACACTAGTGTTTGTATAGGTTACCATTTTGTATTAATGGTGTGCTCCTGATTGGTCCCACTTGAGGCAATAAAAAATTATGTTATATTCTTGGTGTTCAGTTAATGAAAATGTTGAAGAACTCAATGTATCTCAACTCACCAAATTATAGGTCAAGGGGGTCCATGCAGCATCAGATCCAATGTGAGATGTTAGGTCCTCCCTCCTCCTACCACCATAGGGCTGATGTGGTCCTTCAAATTGAGCTCCTCAtccctgttatatatatatatatagttttgtgaTGTCCATAAaatgaaccacctcaagtttccTAATACCCAAGTCATATACCAGGCCTCTTCTACATTACAGAGTATCCATCTATAGATATTCTGATACTCTTCCCAGCACTCCTGGTGGAGGTGGGTACCAGAGTATTTGCCTTATTAATGGATTAGCCTCAGCCTTATTACTAGGCACTGCCTATTAGCACCATTACTGAGATacatttaagtttaaaaaaatacaaataagaaaaaattaaaattttattacaAATGACATGTTTAACTTCTAATTCTCATCTTTAATTGTAACCATAAGACCTATAACACCCAATCAAATTCAGAAAGAAATTGTTCTAATTCATTCCTAACCGCAAAAATAATAGTAGCTGACACCCTCCTGCAGTCTTCATTTTAAaatgtttcagaatttttttcgaaaatttcacttaaaaaaaaaaaaatctcaaggcacgtcacccaaatttttcaactttcATTAAGTGCAATGTGTCA includes:
- the LOC140116372 gene encoding olfactory receptor 52K2-like, whose protein sequence is MDSSSLNETSSFSHTEFILFEFPEVTKFRPLLTLPFLVIYTVILLASSIVMIIIVLEKSLHCPMYLLIWFLLALDVLHTSAITPKMILALVGLDHISLPECLTQMFIVNSSMMAESIVVLLLIVDQYVAITQPLHYQKIIAKHLLVHSTIHGVIRNCCAVFPIVILASKLLFCKSNIIHHFHCENMVIFKLGCGDVSWIQVAGLLVRTLITVLDITFVLFSYLRILSIAMKVALGMARHKALHTCATHLGVTVTIYSSGLFSSILSLPGVSSSYTGQNISSAVYFLFPATVSPFIYGLRMKKIKKSLMKHWRTTKEDTSLTCTSH